One stretch of Suricata suricatta isolate VVHF042 chromosome 13, meerkat_22Aug2017_6uvM2_HiC, whole genome shotgun sequence DNA includes these proteins:
- the SPOUT1 gene encoding putative methyltransferase C9orf114 homolog, with protein MAERVKKRPCGPGEHGQRIEWRKWKQQKKEEKKKWKDLKLMKKLERQRAQEEEAKRQQEEEAGAQREDQGRPYTLSVALPGSILDNAQSPELRTYLAGQIARACTIFCVDEIVVFDEEGQDAKTVEGEFRGVGKKGQACVQLARILQYLECPQYLRKAFFPKHQDLQFAGLLNPLDSPHHMRQDEESEFREGIVVDRPTRPGHGSFVNCGMKKEVKIDKNLEPGLRVTVQLNQKQLPESKTYRGKVVSSQDPRTKAGLYWGYTVRLASCLSAVFAEAPFQDGYDLTIGTSERGSDVASAQLPSFRHALVVFGGLQGLEAGVDADPNLEVAEPSVLFDLYVNTCPSQGSRTIRTEEAILISLAALRPGLTQAGTRPS; from the exons ATGGCGGAGCGTGTCAAGAAGAGGCCCTGCGGCCCG GGTGAACATGGCCAAAGGATTGAGTGGCGAAAATGGAAGCAACAGA agaaagaggagaaaaagaaatggaaggaccTCAAGCTGATGAAAAAACTGGAGCGGCAGCGGGCTCAGGAAGAAGAGGCAAAGCGCCAGCAGGAAGAAGAGGCAGGCGCACAGAGGGAGGACCAGG gccGGCCCTACACCCTGAGCGTGGCCCTGCCAGGCTCCATCCTGGACAACGCCCAGTCGCCGGAGCTCCGCACCTACCTGGCTGGCCAGATTGCCAGGGCCTGCACCATCTTCTGCGTGGATGAGATTGTGGTGTTCGATGAAGAAGGCCAAGATGCCAA gactGTGGAGGGTGAATTCAGGGGCGTCGGCAAGAAGGGGCAGGCGTGCGTGCAGCTGGCCCGGATCCTACAGTACCTGGAGTGTCCGCA GTACCTAAGGAAAGCGTTCTTCCCCAAGCACCAGGATCTCCAGTTTGCAG GGCTTCTGAACCCCCTGGACAGCCCTCACCACATGCGTCAGGATGAGGAATCCGAGTTCAGAGAAGGCATCGTGGTGGACCGGCCCACCCGGCCAGGCCACGGGTCCTTTGTCAACTGCGGCATGAAGAAG GAGGTGAAGATTGATAAGAACTTGGAGCCTGGACTTCGGGTGACAGTGCAGCTGAACCAGAAGCAGCTCCCAG aAAGCAAGACCTACCGGGGCAAAGTCGTGTCTTCGCAGGACCCCCGCACCAAAGCCGGTCTCTACTGGGGCTACACGGTGCGGCTGGCCTCCTGCCTCA gtgCCGTGTTTGCTGAGGCTCCCTTCCAGGATGGGTACGACCTGACCATCGGGACATCGGAGAGGGGCTCAGATGTGGCCTCTGCCCAGCTTCCCAGCTTCAG GCACGCTCTTGTGGTGTTTGGGGGTCTCCAGGGGCTGGAAGCTGGCGTGGACGCCGACCCCAACCTGGAGGTGGCCGAGCCCAGTGTCCTCTTCGATCTGTACGTCAACACGTGTCCGAGCCAGGGCAGCCGCACCATCCGCACGGAG gaagccatccTCATCTCCCTGGCCGCCCTGCGGCCTGGCCTCACCCAGGCGGGCACCCGGCCCAGCTGA
- the ENDOG gene encoding endonuclease G, mitochondrial, with the protein AVPAKPGTPAGGGAGELAKYGLPGLAQLKSRESYVLCYDPRTRGALWVVEQLRPERLRGDGDRRSCDFREDDSVHAYHRATNADYRGSGFDRGHLAAAANHRWSQKAMDDTFYLSNVAPQVPHLNQNAWNNLEKYSRSLTRTYQNVYVCTGPLFLPRTEADGKSYVKYQVIGKNHVAVPTHFFKVLILEAAGGQIELRSYVMPNAPVDEATPLERFLVPIESIERASGLLFVPNILARAGSLKAISAGTK; encoded by the exons GCGGTGCCCGCGAAGCCCGGCACCCCGGCGGGCGGCGGCGCCGGCGAGCTGGCCAAGTACGGGCTGCCGGGGCTGGCGCAGCTCAAGAGCCGCGAGTCGTACGTGCTGTGCTACGACCCGCGCACCCGCGGCGCGCTCTGGGTGGTGGAGCAGCTGCGGCCCGAGCGGCTCCGCGGCGACGGCGACCGCCGCTCGTGCGACTTCCGCGAGGACGACTCGGTGCACGCGTACCACCGCGCCACCAACGCCGACTACCGCGGCAGCGGCTTCGACCGCGGCCATCTCGCCGCCGCCGCCAACCACCGCTGGAGCCAGAAGGCCATGGACGATACCTTCTACCTGAGCAACGTCGCGCCCCAG gtgccccacctcaaCCAGAATGCCTGGAACAACCTGGAAAAGTACAGCCGGAGCTTGACCCGCACCTACCAAAATGTCTATGTGTGCACAGGgcccctcttcctgcccag GACAGAGGCTGACGGGAAGTCCTACGTGAAGTACCAGGTCATCGGGAAGAACCACGTGGCAGTGCCCACCCACTTCTTCAAGGTGCTGATCCTGGAGGCAGCAGGCGGGCAGATCGAACTCCGCTCCTACGTGATGCCCAACGCCCCTGTGGATGAGGCGACGCCGCTGGAGCGCTTCCTGGTGCCCATCGAGAGCATCGAGCGGGCCTCGGGGCTGCTCTTCGTGCCAAATATCCTGGCACGGGCAGGCAGCCTGAAGGCCATCAGTGCGGGCACAAAGTGA
- the TBC1D13 gene encoding TBC1 domain family member 13 isoform X1, with translation MSSLHKSRIADFQEVLKEPTIALEKLQELSFSGIPCEGGLRCLCWKILLNYLPLERASWTSILAKQRELYSQFLREMIIQPGIAKANMGVSREDVTFEDHPLNPNPDSRWNTYFRDNEVLLQIDKDVRRLCPDISFFQRATEYPCLLILDPQNEFETLRKRVEQTTLKSQTVARNRSGVTNMCSPHKNNAPSSLNEYEVLPNGCEAHWEVVERILFIYAKLNPGIAYVQGMNEIVGPLYYTFATDPNSEWKEHAEADTFFCFTNLMAEIRDNFIKSLDDSQCGITYKMEKVYSTLKDKDMELYLKLQEQNIKPQFFAFRWLTLLLSQEFLLPDVIRIWDSLFADASRFDFLLLVCCAMLVLIREQLLEGDFTVNMRLLQDYPITDVCQILQKAKELQDSK, from the exons ATGTCGAGTCTGCACAAGAGCAG GATTGCAGATTTCCAGGAGGTCCTGAAGGAGCCCACGATTGCCTTGGAAAAGCTTCAGGAACTCAGTTTTAGTG GCATCCCCTGTGAGGGCGGACTTCGGTGCCTCTGCTGGAAG ATTCTCTTGAACTACCTCCCCTTGGAAAGAGCCTCATGGACCTCCATCCTGGCCAAGCAGAG GGAGCTATATTCTCAGTTCCTGAGGGAAATGATTATCCAGCCTGGCATTGCCAAGGCCAACATGGGTGTGTCGAGGGAGGACGTGACCTTTGAGGACCAC CCGCTCAACCCCAACCCCGACAGCCGGTGGAACACCTACTTCAGGGACAACGAGGTGCTGCTGCAGATCGACAAAGACGTCCG GAGGTTGTGCCCAGACATATCTTTCTTCCAGAGAGCCACCGAGTACCCCTGCCTCCTTATCCTGGACCCCCAAAATGAGTTTGAGACCCTTCGTAAGCGGGTGGAACAGACGACGCTGAAATCCCAGACAGTGGCCCGGAACCGGAGCGGAGTCACAAAT ATGTGCTCCCCGCACAAGAACAACGCGCCGTCATCCCTGAATGAGTACGAGGTGCTGCCCAACGGCTGCGAGGCCCACTGGGAGGTGGTGGAGCGCATCCTGTTCATCTACGCCAAGCTCAACCCTGGCATCGCGTACGTGCAGGGCATGAACGAGATCGTGGGGCCGCTCTACTACACCTTCGCCACCGACCCCAACAGCGAGTGGAAAG AGCACGCGGAGGCAGACACGTTTTTCTGCTTCACCAACCTCATGGCCGAGATCCGGGACAACTTCATCAAGAGCCTGGACGACTCGCAGTGTGGCATCACCTACAAGATGGAGAAGGTGTACTCCACCTTGAAGGATAAGGACATGGAACTCTACCTGAAGCTG CAAGAGCAGAATATCAAGCCCCAGTTCTTTGCCTTCCGCTGGCTGACGCTGCTGCTATCCCAGGAGTTCTTGCTGCCTGATGTCATCCGCATCTGGGACTCCCTCTTCGCTGACGCCAGCCGCTTCGACTTCCTCCTCCTGGTGTGCTGCGCCATGCTCGT ACTGATCCGGGAGCAGCTGCTGGAAGGGGACTTCACCGTGAACATGCGGCTCCTGCAG GATTACCCCATCACGGATGTCTGCCAGATCCTGCAGAAAGCCAAGGAGCTCCAAGACTCCAAGTAG
- the TBC1D13 gene encoding TBC1 domain family member 13 isoform X2, which translates to MIIQPGIAKANMGVSREDVTFEDHPLNPNPDSRWNTYFRDNEVLLQIDKDVRRLCPDISFFQRATEYPCLLILDPQNEFETLRKRVEQTTLKSQTVARNRSGVTNMCSPHKNNAPSSLNEYEVLPNGCEAHWEVVERILFIYAKLNPGIAYVQGMNEIVGPLYYTFATDPNSEWKEHAEADTFFCFTNLMAEIRDNFIKSLDDSQCGITYKMEKVYSTLKDKDMELYLKLQEQNIKPQFFAFRWLTLLLSQEFLLPDVIRIWDSLFADASRFDFLLLVCCAMLVLIREQLLEGDFTVNMRLLQDYPITDVCQILQKAKELQDSK; encoded by the exons ATGATTATCCAGCCTGGCATTGCCAAGGCCAACATGGGTGTGTCGAGGGAGGACGTGACCTTTGAGGACCAC CCGCTCAACCCCAACCCCGACAGCCGGTGGAACACCTACTTCAGGGACAACGAGGTGCTGCTGCAGATCGACAAAGACGTCCG GAGGTTGTGCCCAGACATATCTTTCTTCCAGAGAGCCACCGAGTACCCCTGCCTCCTTATCCTGGACCCCCAAAATGAGTTTGAGACCCTTCGTAAGCGGGTGGAACAGACGACGCTGAAATCCCAGACAGTGGCCCGGAACCGGAGCGGAGTCACAAAT ATGTGCTCCCCGCACAAGAACAACGCGCCGTCATCCCTGAATGAGTACGAGGTGCTGCCCAACGGCTGCGAGGCCCACTGGGAGGTGGTGGAGCGCATCCTGTTCATCTACGCCAAGCTCAACCCTGGCATCGCGTACGTGCAGGGCATGAACGAGATCGTGGGGCCGCTCTACTACACCTTCGCCACCGACCCCAACAGCGAGTGGAAAG AGCACGCGGAGGCAGACACGTTTTTCTGCTTCACCAACCTCATGGCCGAGATCCGGGACAACTTCATCAAGAGCCTGGACGACTCGCAGTGTGGCATCACCTACAAGATGGAGAAGGTGTACTCCACCTTGAAGGATAAGGACATGGAACTCTACCTGAAGCTG CAAGAGCAGAATATCAAGCCCCAGTTCTTTGCCTTCCGCTGGCTGACGCTGCTGCTATCCCAGGAGTTCTTGCTGCCTGATGTCATCCGCATCTGGGACTCCCTCTTCGCTGACGCCAGCCGCTTCGACTTCCTCCTCCTGGTGTGCTGCGCCATGCTCGT ACTGATCCGGGAGCAGCTGCTGGAAGGGGACTTCACCGTGAACATGCGGCTCCTGCAG GATTACCCCATCACGGATGTCTGCCAGATCCTGCAGAAAGCCAAGGAGCTCCAAGACTCCAAGTAG